In Methylomonas sp. MK1, the following are encoded in one genomic region:
- a CDS encoding phage tail protein, whose amino-acid sequence MSKSFNKPLLKLAMIAITGLPVSASACGSDPFLGEICTFTYNFCPRGFLEAAGQTVSIQQNTALFSLLGTQYGGDGRQTFALPDLRGRSPIGDGQGPGLSPIQVGEETGSEFVTILQNQMPSHTHPAHTNVTVSASINAVSSAGNTTNPSGKVLATSASRDNLYSNATPNTSLDQGAISTSASATTTVGISGGSQPLYIRSPVLGVKYCIATQGIFPSRN is encoded by the coding sequence ATGTCAAAATCATTCAACAAACCACTCTTGAAACTGGCCATGATCGCTATCACCGGATTACCGGTATCTGCTTCGGCTTGCGGCTCCGATCCCTTTCTGGGCGAGATTTGCACATTTACCTATAACTTCTGCCCACGCGGCTTTTTAGAAGCCGCCGGACAGACCGTGAGCATTCAGCAGAATACCGCCTTGTTTTCCTTATTAGGCACGCAGTATGGCGGCGACGGGCGGCAGACTTTCGCATTGCCAGACCTGCGCGGCCGGTCGCCAATAGGCGACGGGCAAGGTCCGGGGCTATCGCCTATCCAGGTGGGCGAAGAAACCGGTTCGGAGTTTGTCACCATACTCCAGAACCAAATGCCCTCACATACCCACCCAGCCCACACCAACGTCACTGTCTCTGCATCGATTAACGCAGTGAGCAGCGCCGGCAACACCACCAATCCCTCCGGAAAAGTGTTGGCGACTTCAGCATCCAGAGATAATCTTTATTCGAACGCAACACCTAATACTTCCCTGGACCAAGGCGCCATCAGCACTTCAGCGTCGGCAACGACCACGGTTGGCATTTCGGGCGGAAGCCAGCCCCTTTATATCCGCTCGCCGGTTTTGGGTGTCAAATACTGCATAGCCACACAAGGCATTTTTCCTAGCCGAAATTAA
- a CDS encoding FUN14 domain-containing protein, whose translation MNNAIEMHAADDIFSEAFLLGNLGAPFILGMAVGYFAKKMLRTALFVGGAIVSILFVAEYYDLININNMALENAANSAAEVAKESGSFLLDRLAVFTSRGVSGAGGFFVGFKLG comes from the coding sequence ATGAATAACGCTATTGAAATGCATGCCGCCGACGATATTTTTTCCGAAGCTTTCTTATTGGGTAATTTAGGCGCACCGTTTATTCTGGGAATGGCGGTCGGCTATTTCGCCAAAAAAATGCTACGTACGGCTTTGTTCGTGGGCGGGGCGATTGTATCGATTTTGTTCGTTGCCGAATATTATGACCTGATCAACATCAACAACATGGCCTTGGAAAATGCGGCTAACTCAGCCGCTGAGGTTGCCAAGGAATCCGGTAGTTTTTTGCTGGACCGGCTAGCGGTGTTTACCAGTCGGGGCGTTAGTGGCGCGGGCGGTTTTTTTGTGGGATTTAAACTGGGGTAA
- a CDS encoding peptidase domain-containing ABC transporter, with protein MTMQHILDFSGRRKTPLILQTEAAECGLACLAMVANFHGHRVDLASLRQKFSLSLKGSTLNHLIQIANQLHLGSRPVRVDLNELSKLSLPAILHWDFNHFVVLTQVKRGVATILDPAKGTVHVPYTEVSKHFTGVALELQPTQAFTAKTERQQIKLSRLIGQLNGASSATLQIILLAAAIEVFAIVAPFFMQLVVDNAVVAKDTNLLTVLGLGFLLLALIQIGITALRSWVVLVLSTSVNLQMMSNLFGHLLQLPMNFFEKRHLGDIVSRFESLNVIQRTLTTSFLEAIIDGVMALVTLGMMLVYSWKLAAIVSLAALLYGLLRLASFAPLRAASEEQILRAAKQQTNLLETVRGMQSVKLFNRQLQRRHGYQNLMVDHFNAGIRVQKLNIIYRALNSLLFGVENIAVIWLGALFILDGGFSVGMLFAFMSFKDQFTHRVGSFIEKGIEFKMLGLHTERVADIALAEAEDEHVSGARHEQLPASIQIRNLDFSYAPSEPPVLKNLNLDFAEGESVAIIGPSGYGKTTLAKLILGLLQPSAGEILIGGVRLNRIDSHEYRNMVAAVMQEDQLFAGSIADNICFFDPEPDQAWIETCAQLAAVHQDVMTMPMAFNTLIGDMGTVLSGGQKQRVLLARALYKRPKILVLDEATSHLDVAREKLVNGAVQQLKLTRIIIAHRPETIASVDRVIDLQAIAAEALAGPCYASQAA; from the coding sequence ATGACTATGCAACACATCCTCGACTTTTCCGGCCGCAGAAAAACCCCGCTAATTCTGCAAACCGAAGCGGCCGAATGCGGTCTGGCCTGCCTGGCGATGGTGGCCAATTTCCACGGTCACCGGGTCGATTTAGCCAGTCTGCGGCAGAAGTTTTCGCTGTCGCTGAAAGGCTCGACCTTGAATCATCTGATCCAGATCGCCAACCAATTGCATCTGGGCTCGCGGCCGGTGCGGGTGGATTTAAACGAACTGAGCAAACTTAGCCTGCCGGCCATCTTGCATTGGGATTTCAATCATTTCGTGGTGTTGACTCAGGTCAAACGCGGCGTGGCGACGATACTCGATCCGGCCAAAGGTACCGTGCACGTACCTTATACCGAGGTGTCCAAACATTTCACCGGCGTCGCCTTGGAATTACAACCGACCCAAGCCTTTACGGCAAAAACCGAACGTCAACAAATCAAGCTATCCCGCCTCATCGGCCAGTTGAATGGTGCCTCCAGCGCTACCTTGCAAATCATTTTATTGGCTGCGGCCATAGAAGTGTTTGCAATCGTAGCGCCTTTTTTTATGCAACTGGTAGTCGATAACGCGGTGGTTGCCAAGGACACCAATCTTTTGACCGTACTGGGCTTGGGGTTCTTATTGTTGGCTTTGATCCAGATCGGCATTACCGCGCTGCGCTCCTGGGTGGTGTTGGTGCTGAGTACCTCGGTAAATTTGCAGATGATGAGCAATCTGTTCGGGCATTTACTGCAATTGCCGATGAATTTTTTCGAGAAACGCCATTTGGGCGACATCGTCTCGCGCTTCGAATCGTTGAACGTGATTCAAAGAACTCTGACCACCAGCTTTCTGGAAGCCATCATCGACGGCGTGATGGCATTGGTTACCTTGGGCATGATGCTGGTGTACAGCTGGAAGTTGGCGGCCATCGTCAGCCTGGCCGCGCTGCTGTATGGGCTATTGCGCCTGGCGTCGTTTGCACCGTTGCGGGCAGCCAGCGAAGAACAAATCCTGCGCGCCGCCAAACAGCAAACCAATTTATTGGAAACGGTGCGCGGCATGCAGAGTGTGAAATTATTCAATCGGCAATTGCAACGCCGGCACGGTTATCAAAATTTGATGGTCGATCATTTCAACGCCGGTATCCGCGTGCAAAAGCTGAATATCATTTACCGCGCGCTGAACAGCTTGTTGTTTGGAGTGGAAAATATCGCGGTGATTTGGCTGGGAGCCTTGTTCATTCTGGATGGCGGTTTTTCGGTGGGGATGCTGTTTGCCTTCATGTCCTTTAAAGATCAATTCACGCACCGGGTGGGTAGCTTCATCGAAAAAGGCATCGAATTCAAAATGCTGGGCTTGCATACCGAACGGGTTGCCGATATTGCGCTGGCGGAAGCCGAGGACGAGCATGTTAGTGGCGCCCGCCACGAGCAATTGCCGGCATCGATTCAAATCCGCAATCTGGATTTCAGTTACGCACCATCCGAGCCGCCGGTGCTGAAAAATCTGAATCTGGATTTTGCCGAAGGCGAGTCGGTGGCGATCATCGGCCCATCCGGTTACGGCAAAACCACGCTGGCCAAATTGATCCTGGGTTTGTTGCAGCCTAGCGCCGGCGAGATTTTGATCGGCGGCGTGCGCTTAAATCGTATCGATAGTCACGAATACCGCAATATGGTGGCAGCGGTGATGCAGGAAGATCAATTGTTCGCCGGCTCGATTGCCGACAATATCTGCTTCTTTGATCCGGAACCGGATCAAGCCTGGATCGAAACCTGTGCCCAGTTGGCGGCGGTGCATCAAGATGTAATGACCATGCCCATGGCCTTTAACACGCTGATCGGCGACATGGGTACGGTCCTGTCGGGCGGGCAAAAACAACGGGTACTACTGGCCCGCGCCTTGTACAAACGCCCCAAGATTTTAGTGTTGGACGAAGCCACCAGTCATTTGGATGTGGCCCGTGAAAAGTTGGTGAACGGCGCGGTGCAGCAACTAAAACTGACCCGCATCATCATCGCCCATCGTCCGGAGACCATTGCTTCGGTGGATAGGGTGATTGATTTGCAGGCCATAGCGGCAGAGGCGCTTGCCGGACCGTGTTATGCGTCGCAGGCGGCTTAG
- a CDS encoding HlyD family secretion protein → MKHELFRQQALDFKKDKPLGEVIHMESLSFSFLTALAVSSALLLVAFAFWGEYTRKSHVNGYLSPSMGLIKVYAPQAGTLIEKHVREGQAVKAGDTLFVLSTESSSRETPQTQAAAIEQLKQRRESLETELAKQEQIDQIQYRSVLDRLHGMQRELQQVNSEIATQQQRLAGAVATSQRYQQLLTTKFVSAVQAQQKQDEWLDHQAKLQALQRVQMTLQRDIRSAQLEVDSSQMKFKNQRAAIERNISTLAQNITESESRRNIVITAPHDGTVTTILAEQGQNATTANPLLSILPLGAKLQAQLLVPSSAVGFVEQGQTVSVRYQAFPYQRFGSHQGRIVEIAKTLITPKEADLPVTLQEPVYRVTVEIDKQAVQAYRQDIPLQSGMLLDADIWLDHRRLIEWVFDPLYSILGRV, encoded by the coding sequence ATGAAACATGAGTTATTTCGACAACAAGCCTTGGACTTTAAAAAAGACAAGCCCTTAGGGGAGGTTATTCACATGGAGTCTTTGTCGTTTTCCTTTCTCACCGCTTTAGCCGTCAGCAGCGCTTTGCTGCTGGTCGCCTTTGCCTTTTGGGGCGAGTACACCCGTAAATCTCATGTGAACGGTTATTTGTCGCCGAGCATGGGTTTGATCAAAGTTTACGCGCCGCAAGCCGGCACCTTGATCGAAAAACACGTACGCGAAGGGCAGGCCGTTAAAGCCGGCGATACGCTGTTCGTGTTATCCACCGAAAGCAGTTCGCGGGAAACCCCGCAAACCCAGGCCGCAGCGATCGAACAATTGAAACAACGCCGGGAAAGCCTGGAAACCGAGCTGGCCAAACAAGAGCAAATCGACCAGATTCAATATCGCTCCGTGTTGGATAGATTGCATGGCATGCAGCGCGAGTTGCAGCAAGTGAATAGCGAAATAGCCACCCAACAACAGCGTCTGGCCGGTGCCGTCGCGACCTCGCAGCGCTATCAACAACTATTGACCACGAAATTCGTTTCGGCGGTGCAAGCGCAGCAAAAACAAGACGAATGGCTGGATCACCAAGCCAAGTTGCAAGCCCTGCAACGCGTGCAAATGACTTTGCAGCGCGACATCCGCTCCGCACAGCTGGAAGTGGACAGTAGCCAGATGAAATTTAAAAACCAACGCGCCGCCATAGAACGCAATATTTCGACCTTGGCGCAAAACATCACCGAATCCGAATCGCGCCGCAATATCGTGATTACCGCGCCGCACGACGGCACCGTCACCACGATCCTGGCCGAACAAGGGCAAAACGCCACGACCGCCAATCCTTTGCTGTCCATTCTGCCGCTAGGTGCCAAGTTGCAAGCCCAGTTATTGGTGCCGTCCAGTGCGGTGGGCTTTGTCGAGCAGGGCCAGACTGTGTCGGTGCGTTATCAAGCCTTTCCCTATCAACGTTTCGGCAGTCATCAAGGCCGCATCGTCGAAATTGCCAAAACCTTGATTACCCCCAAGGAAGCCGATTTACCGGTGACTTTGCAAGAGCCGGTGTACCGGGTCACGGTGGAGATCGATAAACAAGCGGTGCAAGCGTATCGCCAGGATATTCCGCTGCAATCCGGCATGCTGCTGGACGCGGACATCTGGCTGGATCATCGCCGCCTGATCGAATGGGTATTCGATCCTCTTTACAGCATTCTAGGACGGGTTTAA
- a CDS encoding bifunctional diguanylate cyclase/phosphodiesterase, producing MKNTPSPAEQTVLPEAVAPSFTRVLISNIVGLVMLLGLALLVGMTWQSVTSTEETTRREVKETLDRATERLLTLIRAAEMTAESAERAAIAPEVTGATLQSTLEYSLAAFEQRPELSYLGISLAASGEYGALERTANGEILLWLFPGNRTEGPLARKFILTEQGFVLHQQLYNQHYDPRSDAFYEAALRSPSGDTWVPAYRWAAPFTGNEPLWGFSYGKVLKDAGGRLIGVLDADFDIPALNSFLRAIGAEYHSQFQILELGAAPRLIGDPLQVGRAPLPLPAELNPLLNFAGELFLDRMLVEGEQRWVAARRMPLKGGMSWLVITSRKVSYIEDMLRRQLYQVGGMGVAITAGLVLVSMRMARRFGKPLAVLERRVAGIGHTELEAPAAATFATNEFRETQILGEALDHMAVAVKQLLEAKEQQAASLALKGAIFDSTHTAIFSLDHQLTVIEWNAAAERLFGLAREYILGKNITDAVFAPDGHADWAEILSTTDSGAFQFLGAQGVFDAELRVAAFRRNGLEVRTLFLNDISERQRADAALRESLARFHAATRATGDVVWDWDFASNNIWWSENFQIVFGYNADEILSSFDFWARRIHPDDRDRVVAHLQATVAGSEKTWSEEYRFRRKDGSYADLFDRGQLLCDDTGRGVRMIGAIQDITARKQAELQIRYLATYDGLTGLPNRDLIQDRIAQAIAHARRAGSQLALLYLDLDRFKVVNDGYGHPFGDAVLKVAAERLGSLIRDGDTVSRLGGDEFLILLTDLNKDSDAYFLAQKVVQNLDSPLLVQGRNIHLSVSIGVSVFPQDGETAEALIDNADVAMYRAKDLGRNTCQFFTREMSEETLRRVNIETRLREALAAGQFQLAYQPKVNLKNGQISGCEALLRWQHPEMGAVSPAQFIPIAEDSGLIVPIGDWVLRAACAQAKAWTDAGLPPVCVAVNISARQFLQQDVISWVMNTLQATGLPASQLELELTESLIAEDVEKVIATFSQLRSAGVKLSIDDFGTGYSSLSYLKRFRVDTLKIDQSFVRDMLTDPEDATIVLAVIALAHNLAFKVIAEGVETEPHCQFLREHHCDEIQGYYFSKPLPASEFEALLRTGKRLV from the coding sequence ATGAAAAACACGCCTTCACCCGCGGAACAAACAGTGTTACCTGAGGCCGTTGCGCCCTCATTTACCCGAGTTTTAATTTCCAATATCGTGGGTTTGGTGATGTTGCTTGGTCTGGCGCTTTTAGTAGGAATGACTTGGCAAAGCGTCACCAGCACCGAGGAAACCACCCGGCGCGAAGTGAAAGAAACCCTGGACCGCGCGACCGAACGCCTGCTGACTTTGATTCGGGCGGCAGAGATGACAGCCGAATCCGCTGAACGTGCCGCGATTGCCCCGGAGGTAACGGGCGCCACTTTACAATCGACACTGGAATATTCACTGGCTGCATTCGAACAGCGCCCGGAATTAAGTTACCTGGGCATCTCCCTGGCGGCTTCGGGCGAATACGGCGCGTTGGAACGCACTGCAAATGGCGAGATTTTACTTTGGCTATTCCCGGGCAACCGCACGGAAGGCCCGCTGGCGCGAAAGTTCATATTGACCGAGCAGGGATTCGTGCTCCATCAACAGCTGTACAACCAACACTACGATCCCCGCAGTGACGCGTTCTACGAAGCCGCTTTGCGCAGTCCAAGCGGCGACACCTGGGTTCCGGCTTACCGCTGGGCGGCACCTTTCACGGGCAATGAGCCCTTGTGGGGCTTCAGCTACGGCAAAGTGCTCAAAGATGCCGGCGGTCGTTTGATCGGCGTTCTGGATGCCGACTTCGACATCCCGGCACTGAACAGCTTTCTGCGCGCCATAGGTGCGGAATATCACTCCCAGTTTCAGATCCTAGAGCTGGGAGCCGCTCCGCGCCTAATCGGCGATCCGCTGCAAGTAGGCCGGGCGCCACTGCCCTTGCCCGCCGAGTTGAACCCTTTGCTGAATTTCGCCGGCGAATTATTCCTAGACCGCATGCTAGTGGAAGGTGAACAACGCTGGGTTGCCGCCCGGCGCATGCCGCTGAAAGGCGGCATGTCTTGGTTGGTCATTACCTCGCGAAAAGTGTCGTATATCGAGGACATGCTACGCCGCCAGTTATATCAGGTGGGCGGCATGGGCGTGGCAATTACCGCGGGACTGGTGCTGGTCTCGATGCGCATGGCCAGGCGTTTCGGCAAACCGCTGGCGGTGCTGGAACGCAGGGTTGCCGGCATCGGCCATACTGAACTGGAAGCCCCGGCGGCCGCCACTTTCGCCACGAACGAATTCCGGGAAACCCAGATTCTGGGTGAAGCACTCGACCACATGGCCGTGGCCGTTAAACAACTGCTGGAAGCCAAAGAACAGCAAGCCGCTTCTCTGGCCTTAAAAGGCGCTATTTTCGACTCTACTCACACCGCAATCTTTAGCCTGGATCACCAGCTGACCGTTATAGAATGGAACGCGGCCGCTGAACGTTTGTTTGGCCTGGCGCGTGAGTACATTCTTGGTAAGAACATCACCGATGCTGTGTTTGCTCCCGACGGCCACGCTGATTGGGCCGAGATCCTCAGCACCACGGATTCCGGCGCGTTTCAATTTCTCGGCGCCCAAGGCGTGTTCGACGCGGAATTGCGGGTAGCGGCTTTTAGACGCAACGGCTTGGAAGTACGCACGTTGTTTCTAAACGACATCTCGGAAAGACAACGCGCGGATGCCGCGTTGCGGGAAAGCTTGGCCCGCTTCCACGCCGCAACCCGCGCGACAGGAGATGTCGTGTGGGATTGGGACTTCGCCAGCAACAACATCTGGTGGAGCGAGAACTTTCAAATTGTGTTTGGCTACAACGCTGACGAGATTTTGTCTTCATTCGACTTCTGGGCCCGCCGCATTCACCCCGACGACCGCGACCGCGTGGTAGCACACCTTCAAGCCACAGTAGCCGGCAGCGAGAAAACCTGGTCTGAGGAATACCGTTTTCGGCGAAAGGACGGCAGCTATGCCGACTTGTTTGACCGAGGCCAATTGCTCTGTGACGACACGGGGCGCGGCGTGCGGATGATAGGTGCCATCCAGGACATCACCGCGCGTAAACAGGCCGAATTGCAGATTCGCTATCTGGCCACCTACGACGGCTTGACCGGCCTGCCTAACCGCGACCTGATCCAGGACCGCATTGCCCAAGCCATCGCCCACGCGCGCCGCGCCGGTAGCCAGCTGGCACTGTTATATCTGGATTTGGATCGCTTCAAGGTAGTCAACGACGGCTACGGCCATCCATTCGGCGACGCGGTATTGAAGGTCGCCGCCGAACGGCTAGGCAGCCTGATCAGGGACGGCGATACCGTGTCTCGCCTGGGCGGTGACGAATTTCTGATTTTGCTGACTGATCTAAACAAAGATAGCGATGCCTATTTCCTCGCCCAAAAAGTGGTCCAGAATCTTGATAGTCCACTGCTAGTTCAGGGGCGTAATATCCATTTGTCCGTCAGTATTGGCGTCAGCGTGTTCCCGCAGGACGGCGAAACCGCCGAGGCGCTGATCGACAACGCAGACGTAGCGATGTACCGCGCCAAGGACCTAGGCCGCAACACCTGTCAATTCTTCACCCGCGAGATGAGCGAGGAAACCCTGCGCCGTGTCAATATAGAAACGCGCTTGCGGGAAGCGTTGGCGGCAGGACAGTTTCAGCTGGCCTACCAACCCAAGGTCAACCTGAAAAACGGGCAAATTTCCGGTTGCGAAGCCTTATTGCGCTGGCAACATCCCGAGATGGGTGCGGTCTCTCCCGCCCAGTTCATTCCAATCGCCGAAGACTCCGGGCTTATCGTACCCATAGGCGATTGGGTGTTGCGCGCGGCTTGCGCTCAGGCGAAAGCCTGGACAGACGCCGGTTTGCCGCCGGTCTGCGTGGCGGTCAACATATCCGCACGCCAGTTTCTACAGCAGGATGTGATCAGTTGGGTGATGAATACGCTCCAAGCCACCGGCCTGCCGGCCTCTCAACTCGAACTGGAACTGACCGAGAGTTTGATCGCTGAGGATGTCGAGAAGGTCATCGCCACTTTTAGCCAGCTCCGGAGCGCCGGCGTGAAGCTGTCCATCGACGATTTCGGTACCGGCTATTCCAGCCTCAGCTATTTGAAACGATTTCGCGTAGATACCCTAAAAATTGATCAATCCTTCGTGCGCGACATGCTCACCGATCCTGAAGATGCCACTATTGTCTTGGCGGTGATTGCACTGGCGCACAACCTGGCGTTCAAGGTGATCGCCGAAGGCGTCGAAACCGAACCACACTGCCAGTTTCTGCGCGAACACCACTGCGACGAGATACAAGGCTATTACTTCAGCAAGCCATTACCGGCATCGGAATTCGAGGCCTTGCTGCGTACCGGCAAACGCTTGGTATAA
- a CDS encoding Crp/Fnr family transcriptional regulator, producing the protein MQAEVIASLSNIPFLADLPEEALAALAARAKVIKFPKKAMIIAEGDQTSSMYVILSGKVRVFGSNDKDKEVTLLIQEAGSYFGELALLSDEPRSAAVEAQEKTVCAVIAKTDFIHWLKLHPDAAIALLKVLAEKVRFLTEKVKQMALSNVYERTIKVLQDMAEKDGDVYVIHNRPTQQELATMVGSSREMINKVMKELTKGGYISVDEKTLRIETTPPASW; encoded by the coding sequence ATGCAAGCAGAAGTCATCGCCAGTCTGAGCAACATTCCCTTTCTCGCCGATTTGCCCGAGGAGGCTTTGGCGGCCTTGGCAGCAAGGGCCAAGGTCATTAAATTCCCGAAAAAGGCGATGATTATCGCCGAGGGCGACCAGACCAGTTCTATGTATGTCATTTTGTCCGGCAAGGTGCGGGTGTTCGGCAGTAACGACAAAGACAAGGAAGTAACCTTATTGATTCAGGAAGCCGGCTCGTATTTCGGCGAATTGGCCTTGCTCAGCGACGAACCCCGTTCCGCCGCCGTGGAAGCCCAGGAAAAAACCGTGTGTGCAGTCATTGCCAAAACCGATTTCATCCACTGGTTGAAACTACACCCCGATGCGGCTATTGCCCTACTTAAAGTGTTGGCTGAAAAAGTCAGATTCCTGACCGAGAAAGTCAAACAAATGGCCTTGTCGAATGTTTACGAACGTACCATTAAAGTGCTGCAAGATATGGCGGAAAAGGACGGCGACGTGTATGTGATTCATAACCGCCCGACTCAGCAAGAGCTGGCGACGATGGTGGGTTCGTCTCGGGAAATGATTAACAAGGTGATGAAAGAACTAACCAAAGGCGGTTACATCAGCGTCGACGAAAAAACCCTCAGAATCGAAACCACCCCACCAGCCTCATGGTGA